One Candidatus Regiella endosymbiont of Tuberolachnus salignus genomic window, AAGGTGGAGGCCGATGATACTGCTGCTCAGGCCACCGGTATTTTTGAGCCCCTGCATTCGATGGCACTTGCCACATTATACGGCGCCACCTCGCCGGCGTCGGTGGCGGAATACCTTCATCGGCTGGTTGGCGATATTGATGGCGATGGGGATGACGATATTGTCTCGATGACAAAAACCGGGATGCTCTACACATTATTGAGTAGTGGAAATCGCCTGGCGCCTTTTATCACGAAAGAGGCAAAAGAGCACGAGGGGATAAAAAAGCTATTCGAGTCCGGTAAATTTAATAATGCGCAAATACAGCTGCATGATATGAATGGCGACCAACGCGCTGATTTAGTGGTCATTCAAGACGATGGCAGCTATACCATTGCCGAGGGACAAGCTGACGGCACTTTTGGTACGGAAAAGACAGAAAGTCGCCAGAATCGCTTCGCGCTGCGGGGCGATGCGCAAATAATAGGCATTATTGAAGAAAACGGTGAGAAGTGCTTATTGTCAGTCCGTCCCAGCGGCGAACTGATCCGCGCTCCGTTTCGCCGCCCCTCGGAGGCAGAGTCTATCAACAAAGTGAATATGGGCGGGGGTAACGATACCGTCCTGGGTAAGCGTGACAGAAAAAATGACTTTGACGTCGGTGGCGGCCGCAAACAGTTTACCGGCGGCAGCCAGGCCGACCGTTTTCATCTCTTGGGTCAAGCTGCGCCGGCCACGCCAAGCATTTTGGATGGCGGGAATGAGGTCGGCAGTCATCTGCCTGACCTGAATGATACGGTGATCGCCTCCCGTCGTCCCGCGAATGGCAAAAGCACCCTGCTGGCGATCGATATTGGCCTCGCCGCGTATTTCCGTGAAGATCAGCGCCAACAGGTGATTGATCACTTAGCGCGCATTGCACCGTTATCCGGGCAGGCGCGAGAAGAAGCGATAGCGCAGTTAACGGCGTTGGCGCAGTTTCAGGTGCTGGCGCAGTTAAAAAATATTGAAAATGCCTACGGACAGACTGAAGTTAATGTGGTATTGAGCGGCGATGAAGGTAACAACACCCTCGGCTTAGGGCGCGGGTATGCCGCTGGCGGGAAAGGCACAGACACCTATAACATTCTGCGCAATCAGAGTGTCAGCGCTAATGATAAAAGACCGTAAATTGCTAATTTAATTTGTCCACTCAAGCCAGAATGCAGTTTCCTTTGTGGTGACAAAGCCATGAGGGAAATAAGCATGCTAAGAAGAGAGGACCACTACATGATAAAACAACGCCATCAACAGGGGGCATTTATTGTTGATATTGCCCATCAGATAGGGTGTTCAGAAAAAACGGTGAGACGGCACATTAGCTATCCTGCGCCGCCAACAGCAAAACGCGGTAAAAAACAGGTTGCTAAACTCGAGCCCTTTAAAGACTACATCGATTCAAGGTTGAGTGAACAGGTTTGGAATGCGGCGGTTATTTTTGAGGAAATCCGTGAAAAAGGCTACCGGGGTGGGAGTGCGATGCTCCGACGTTATATACATCCCAAACGTCCGCTCAGGGCCTCGAAAAACACGGTACGCTTTGAAACCCTCCCCGGTTATCAACTTCAACACGATTGGGGAGAAATCATCGTTGAGGTGGCAGGCTCTGCCTGTACGGTTAATTTTGCCGTTAATACGCTCGGTTTTTCGCGTCGCTTTCATGTCTTTGCTGCCCCTAAGCAAGATGCTGAGCACACGTATGAATCGCTGGTTCGCAGCTTCAATTACTTCGGTGGCAGCGTAAAAAATGTCTTGGTAGATAACCAAAAAGCCGCTGTTATCAAACATGGACAAAATGGCCACATCGAGTTCAATGCGGGCTTCCTGCAACTGGCTAATCACTATGGGTTTAGCCCTCGCGCCTGTAAGCCTTATCGACCGCAAACGAAAGGCAAAACCGAACGGATGGTGGGCTATGTTAAACACAATTTTTTCACTCGCTACCGTCAGTTTGAGAGTTTCGCTCATGTTAATCAACTGCTAGCGATGTGGCTGGCGAAAGTGGCAGACCAGCGTCATCTTCGTCAATTCAAGCAGACACCGGAAAATCGTTTTGCTGAGGAAAAAATAGCCTTGATGCCACTCCCTGCGACTGATTTCGATACCAGCTACTTCGACCTACGACAAGTGGCATGGGACAGCTATATCGATGTCAGAGGTAATCGCTATAGCGTGCCTTCATTCTGGTGTGGTCGTGCGGTTAATATTCGTATCGGTTTAGATAATACGCTACGTATTTACGGCGATGAGCAACTGCTCGCGACGCATCTCTTGCAGGAGGTAACGCAGGGCTGGCAAAAGGTGCCAGAACATCATCAAGCCCTTTGGCAACAGGTCAATCGAGTAGCGTCTCGTTCGCTCAGTGTGTATGAGGAGCTACTCTGATGGAAATGGAAAACTTGTTGATACGGTTAAAAATGGATTACCTGGGCGATGCGTTGGAGAGTTTATGTGAAGAAGCCACCAAGAAAGCACTGAACTACCGTGAATTTCTCCAGCAGGCATTAGCCCAGGAATGGAACGGGCGTCACCAAAAAGGCTTGGAATCGCGGTTAAAACAAGCACGTTTGCCGTGGATAAAAACCTTGGAGCAATTTGACTTTACTTTCCAACCAAGTATAGACAGGAAAATTATCCGCGAGCTGGCGGGGCTGAGGTTTGTCGAACATCATGAAAACGTCATTTTGTTAGGCCCACCTGGGGTAGGGAAAACGCATTTGGCGATAGCGCTGGCTGTCAAGGCAGCTACAGCTGGGCATCGGGTATTGTTTATGCCTCTGGATAGACTCTGCTGTACCTTAATGAAGGCAAAGCAAGAAAACCGTCTGGAACGCCAACTTCAGCAACTGTGCTATGCCAGGGTATTAATACTGGATGAAATCGGGTATTTACCGATGAATCGCGAAGAAGCTAGCCTATTTTTCAGGTTATTGAGCCGTCGTTATGAAAAGGCGAGCATCATTCTCACATCAAATAAAAGTTTTACTGATTGGGGGGACGTATTCGGTGATCACATTTTAGCAACTGCGATTTTAGACAGGCTTTTACATCATTCAACCACATTGAATATTAAAGGAGAAAGCTATCGACTCAAAAATAAACGCAAAGCAGGCATGTTGCCTATAAAAACGACTGATATTATCCAGGCGCCTGGAATAGAAACCCAACAGGAAAATTAGCAAAAACTGGACATTTTAAAGTAGCAAAAAGTGGTCAATCTAAAGTAGCGTTGACATCAGGCTCTGTCACACTCCAAAAGTAGTGATTATCTTCTATATACCCTTCGCCTTTGAAGCTGCCGCGTTGTTGGCTGCGGGCATTCGCCGAATCACGTAGTTGTCTACGCTCATCGGTCTCACGCCCTGGCCGCCTAGCGGCAACTTCAAGGGCTGTGGGTATATCCTCTCCCTTAATCGCACTGACCAAGGTGACAAAATATTGCGTATTATTCAAAATTTGGCTATCAATGTTGGCAATGACGTTGCCCATCACGCCATCTAGGCTATTAGCCAGCGGCCATATTAGCCTATTGTTACCTATGGATATCGTCGTGGTCGTCTGTGGCAAAATCAGCTGAGCAATATTGGCATGAGTCGATCTTATTGAAGAAAACTGTGCACCCGCAGATGAGGCTGATGCTTGTTGCGTCATAAAATGATCGAGCGCGGTTAAATTACCCTCGTTAATTAACTTAGTCATCACATCTTGCGGTAACCCCCGCGCTTCAAGCAATGCCAGACTTCCTCTCGTAGATTGAGTATCAATCATATAGATAAGCTGGATCTGCCGACTTATATTGTTTTCTCCATCAATATCGGCAAGATAATAGGTGTAGTTTTGCTGAAATAAAATGCCTTTGCTTAATACATGGGTTTGGACGATTTCTGAGGTGACTGGGGCAGGGCGGCCTATCATGCTTGCTGTACGCTGCGTGGTAACCGGTAAATGAATGGCAGGTAAATACAAATGTCGTAACTTTTTCGTTTGAATATCTGACATCCAAAAAATGTTTTTGTAGATCGTCGGCTCAGGTTGACCATTAGCCCGTTGGAATGTAATAGCAAGATCGCCACGATACCAAGCAGAAGTTTGGTTATGGAAAATCAATACAACATTACTGCGTTGGCTACTATCGTTGAAAATAGTCTGGTCATTATTTGCCGTATAGAGTAATGCAGGTTGGCTGAGTGGGTAAAAATAGTCGTTAATATTTTCAAGTTCATTGGCTGCATTGCCGATATGTCGCTCCCCTTGTTGCCTATAGTTATCGAGGCGAACCCTGTTAATAGCATAACGGTGATGAGTGCGCTGTTGTCGCAAATAGTTTTGTATTGCTATCAATACGCTTGCTTCGTCAATACTTTCTTGTTGGTTTGAGCTGATGTTCAACTCAGTAAAATTAATACGACAAAAAAGCGTTTGCTGTGGTTTCCACTCAATGGCTCCCTGCGGTAGGTTCAGTGTGATTTTCGTTTCTTCACTATTTTTAACACTAATGGTGGTGATGACTTCTGTCATGTATTCGCCTGCCGTTGTCGGTGTACGACAAAAAAATTTCAATAGATGGCCAGCAGGGAATTCGGTACTGTGACTAGATGTCATTTCAATATCATTAATATGGCTAACATCAATTAGCCAATTGACTTGATCGTTAACACAATCGATGGTCATGTTGGCTTGGGCGCGATTCAACACCAAAACCACCCACGCCGCTTTTTGTCGCGGAGCATGAAAATGATAATGGAGATGTTCACTGTATATCGGTGGGTTGATTAGCGGGTTTTCTGGTGATCCTTCATCTACCCCTGGGGCAATCAAGTAATAATGCTGATTACCTAATAAAATATCGATTTTGGTATGAAAATAATGCAATTGAAGTTCACTAGGAACTGAAAAATAAGGTACCCGAGAAAGCGCGGCGGGATATATCATAAATGGAAAATCCGCATCTTTTCTGCTGAAAAAGTGCATTGCTTGAAATTCGCTACCATTATTATTTTGCAATGAAAAACTGAATTTTTCATTCATGATAGGATTAATCCGCGCACGAGGTTGTGTCGGTAATACTAGCGTTTTCATTCCTGCTGCATTAACCGGCAGAGCGAGGGTACGGCGAGTGGTTACTATCTGACGCAGCTGGTATAGATTGATATAGTCACTGGGCGATCTTCCTTGTGCTCTCCTCCTTTTTATCCGTTGTCCTTTGGCATCAAACACCACAGCAAGAGAGGTTGCATTTTGCAGATCGACTTGTGTGATCACCGCCCCTTGGCAAGGGACTAATATTCCTTGGTTTAGGGTAAAACCCGCCTGTCGCCACCCCTTTAGCATACTGGTGAAATAGTTAGCAATAATTTTGGCTTTATCGAGTTTATTCAGGTTTTCCACTACTGTGCTTTGTATGATGTACCCCGTCACGGCCAGCGTGATACCAAGGATAAATAATCCGCTAACCAATAGCGTGCTGCCGAGCAAACAGGCAACCAGACTACCGACAAATAAAGAGAGGCCAATGACTGAAAAACTGAGCTGAGTGGTCGCGAGAATACGTTGCCCTTCGTTTTCAGCTTTACTCAATTCAATAGCGCTGAGAGCGACATCAGAGAGGGTTAATGCTAATCCTACCGGTGTTGCTATAAATTGAAACAAGCGTGTCAGGCCAATATTGCCTTTTCTTAATGCTGCCTGTAGTAAGGCCATATCGTGACTAGTATTAAAAGTTACCTGTGTCATCGCCAGATAAGTATGAAGTTGTAATATTTGAGCCAGCTGCGTATTGCCTGGCACTGTGCTGTCATTTCGCAACCAACTTTGTATCGCCATAATTGCAAACACGGCATTGACACCCATGCCTACCGCTTCGGTATAACCAAAAAATTTATTGCTATAACCTTGAGAGGGGTAAAGACATCCATTAGCGACATTGTAATGCTGATGTAAGATTTCATGCTGTTGTTCTAAAAAACGTTTCATTTCAGCAAATTCATCGTTACGGGTTGTCAGTGTTTGTTCTTGCATAACATTATTATGTAAATAATTAATATTATAATTTTTGTTATTTATATCGTAAGTCATGGCTAATAATAGTGGCATGCATTGATCAGCAGGTAAGTGATTGGATACCAGTAATTCTTGGCTCGCCTGGCTAAAGGTGTCGCATAGTGTTATCGGCATACTGATGGAACGACTCAAAGAGGTAGGTGTTGCGTTATGATAGGCTCGTGTTTGGATAAGGTAGCGCTTTTTAGTGTATTTTTCTGCTAATTTGCTATTCCCAACGCTACTTTTTACCGATTTATTGGTTATTTTTGAATAATAATAAAGGGGCGTATGGTCATTATTACCACTTAAACGGCTGAGTGTACTGTTGATTTTATCGACGGTGTGTCGTATTTTTTCTTGATGGGTTGCTAATTCATCGTCAAGTTGCATGCTTTGCTGAGTGGTGCTATCCAATAATTCTTCGATTTTCCCCAAATAAATACTCGTAATAGGCGCTTTCTTACGCCTATCGCGTTCAATAATGCCGGCGGTATTGGGATCACTAAGATCAAGACAGAATAAATCAAATTCATCACACAAATAGCGTTGTTTGAGGCGCTTAAAAGCGGCTTGCGGATCGGTAAACATTTTTTTTATCCGGGCAGTTAATATTTTTTCTCCCCCCGCCAGTTTCAATCCCGTTAACCAGGTTTTGTAATCATCATGATTTTGAGTTTGCCACAAAGCTTGCTGTAAGGCGGCCATATTAGGCTCATCCCCATTAATAATAATGTTATAACGCGGGTAATGTTCACTCATTCCTGCGATCAATGCCATGCTATCGGCCGCCAATAAAACCGCGCCTTTTTTTAGCTCCTCTGTAATATGGATAGCCGTTGTTTCGTCCACATATCCATTCAGTCTTGTTGTCTGTCCAGCGGTAACTTGCATCAGGTGATCGACACCAAATCGTCCCAAGTAAGAGGTACGCAGTCGTCTGCTGCGCATCGGACTTTTTTCCACCCTTGAGATCCGTTCGCTAACAATAGCGCCATCCTCTTGTTGGGTAAAAATAAGTTTTTTATCGCTTTCTTTTACTAATACCCAATTAATTTGCCATTTACTTTGAGGGGCATTAGGGTTGATAGGCTCGCCTGACCATTTACGACCTAACACATCAACGGCGACTAACTTTTCACGCACACTAATGCTGCCGACCGGTATTGTTGCTGTGGAAAAAGCGCGATAAAGATCGTCTATGAATGCGCCTGGTGGGATATCGATAATCGGTTTTGTCGGTAAGCGCGTTCTCGAAACGCCCGCGGGAGCCGCTTCCGTGATGTAACAGGCGGCTATTGATACACGCTCTACTGTTGAAAATAATCCATTGGCTGTTTTTTTCAATAAGCCTTTATTGATCAGCAAACTCACTATTCTTTTACCGCCCAATGCCTGCATAAAGCGGCCGTGGCCTATCAGAATAATGCGGGTACGGCCGTTAAATTCAAAACTGGGCGCAATGTTCACCGCTATTAACTCATCACTGGTTTGTTGATAACAATAGTGGGCGGTACGACTACGGTTTTTATTGTAAAGATAGCGTGCCATTGGATTCACTGAGGCATCGTCTTGCAGTTGTATAATATATTGACTGTCGTAATGACTGTACTGCGGGAAGACATCGTGCGGCAATTTTAAACCTGGCCCTCGTAAACATGAAAGATAAGCTTCTTCAGTAGCAAAAAAAGCCGGCGTGATAGGAGATAAAATTTTATGTAATGATGATCTTAGATCCCTATCAGGCACCGGTAGCACACCGATATCCTCTAACATTGCAGCATAAGCGTGCTTGTAAGCGGTAACACCGCCAATCTCACGGGTACCAGGGATACGAGCGGTAACGATCCCTTCGGAACGATAAGATAATAAAGAAGCGTTATCACCGAGTAGCAGCCTGTTGGTTTGCAAATCTTGGGCAATGTCACTGCTTATTGTACGTGGAATAGGCTGACTGGGATTCAACCCATCAATATTATGCCTGGCAATCACTGCATGAATTTGCCGCAGATGCGTCAAGACTTGATCAATAAAACGACTGTAAGGCGCTGCTATAATGGCTTTGTTATTGCTATCAGCATAATTATATTGAAAATAAGGATCGACGGTGAATTTGCTCAGTGAGGCGAATAGCGGTTGTCCCCGATCTAGAGTAATGATCACAGCCTCTCTGATCCGTTGTACATCCAGAACGTCGATATCTTGTAATTGATCAAGATAACCGCCACGGTTTTTACTGGCAATAATGGCCTGCCGCGCCGGCATTTCACCACGGGAGGCCAGCTCATCTAAAACAATCCTCATGATAATTTCTTGGTTATATTGCCTGGTCGTATTTATTTTACTTAGCCGAAAGAGCAGCATGTTATGCAAATTGGGTAATAAATCGTTATCAAGATAAATTCCTCCATGCTTTTCTAATATTAATAAGCGACTAATATCAGTAGCGGCGATTAAATTACCTCTTGAGGTGAGTTCTTTAATATACAGTTGATAATCGGGAAGATCCTGCATGAGGTTAAAATCAAGCAGATTGATGTTATTAGGCGAATTTACACCTTGGCGCAATTTTTCTAGATCAGAGTAAAAACTGGCGGCGTTGGCTTCACGGATCTTGGCAAGTTCTCTTGGTTTTGCCAGTCCGTTGGCTTCTAAAAATAGGATCACCGCCTGATCAAAAGAAAATTTTTTATTACCAGGCTGGTTGGCGTCATATTGCGACATGGTTCTGGTGATTTCTTTATATGCCATATCTTGCCAATTGATCAGCTGTGTTTTAAATGCTTCGTTACTTCGGTATTCCGCATTTAATGAATGTCTAATTGCTGCTTCTTCTAAACGTCCACAAAGTTCTCCGGCTAGCAATGTGGTAGCATCGCGCCATATATTGATTTTATATTCTTTGCAATTATGCTGTACCCATAATTTGATATAGTCTATTTGAATCGCTTCTAATTTTCCTACAAACATAAAATGGATTTCCTGCGGCACTGGCTCTGATAATATGGCCACGCGCTGCTGGATAGCTTTAAGCAAATGACTTTGATAAAAGGGATAGTAATTACATTTCTCTATCCAATATAAGATGCTAGTTAGCGCTTCCATTTCCGCTTTTGGCGAGAGGGGGTCGCCTACTTGCTTTGTCATCGGAATATTTTGATTTTTATTTTCTGTTTCTTTTTGCTGCACCACATTTTTTTTACTGCTGGCGAGATATTCCATTAGGGCAGAAGCCAATTCCTCTTCACTGGGTTTAGTTAATATAATGAGATTTTTTTCGAGAAAGTCATTTATCTTTTTTTCGAGTTCTGAATAGGTCATGTTATTTACCATTTTTTTATTAGGTTGGATGATATAAATTAAGCAGTGGTATTTTCCCGTATGTTTCTTTTTTTGCTTGCGGAAATTTATTCATGTAGTGTGTGGCTAAATGATCAACAGATAGACTGTTATTGTTGTAAGAAATAGTCAATCGAGCATGAAAAATATTTTTATTGGTATCAAAAGCATCTTCAATAATTAATAATTTATTATCGGTAAAAATAAACATATGCTCATTTTTTCTAGCAATGATAGGAGAGGCTATTGTGCTGATTTCAGTTTGATGGGATAACCTGTCGATAGCGATATTCGGTATTTGGCAAATTAACATTCCTTGGCCAGCATGAGAGAAATGAATCACTGGATAATGCAATAACGCGATATTAATTAGCAAAGATTGATCGGGTGATTGGGCTATTGTTGTTGCTATTAATACGTTGACGTCTTCAATATAAATACAGTCATCAAAATTTTCAGTCGCGTCGCCATTTAAAATTAACAAATTATTTTTACGTTGGTAATCTATCGTACTATTTATTATTTCTGTATGATTATTTTCACCCGAAATTTTTAATATTTTTCGAGGGTTTTTATTTTGTGAAATAAAATAAATCGCTGGCTGTTCTATCTCCCCGGGTTCTGACTTGGCAGAGAAACCAAGATATCGGTAATCACTGGAACTATAATGACTATCTAAAACAAATAAATTTTCACTCTGCGCATGATACCAAGCCAATATTTTATTGTTGATCGCCAATTTTATTATTTCCGGATAGATATAATTTTTTTTAAAAGCGTCGAGCGCTATTTTAATTTTATTAAAATCTAATTTTTTTGTTGATTGATCAAAATATTTTTGGGTGAATTTTTCGTTGACAGACAATAAAACCATTTGAAATTCATTTTGTTGCTTATTGATATCAATAAGCAGCCCTATGGTTGTCTCAATTTGTATATTTCTATTTATCGATAAATGAGCATTGATAATGCTATCACCATTTGCCAATAAATGGATGGGGAGTAACTGTAATTTAGGTATCTGTGCTGTTTTTAATAAAACATGATCCATAAAAAATAGTGGCACTTGATTAATCACTATGTTAGATAAATAGTAAATTCCTTGATTTTTTTTATCTTGACTATCTAATATCCAAGCGCCCCTGCCATCATTGGCCGTTCCTAAACAACTTAACTGTTGGTTATTATCTTCTTGTGTGATAAAAAGCCGCTGATTAATATGATCAAACCAGGCCGGTAATTTCCATAATTTTGGTTGGCTATGTAATAAACCGGTTATGGCAACAACAGGGGCGAGGGTAATTGATTTAACAAATTGTCGTGATTTAATCTGTTCAACTTTATTCATTAAAGACGCTGCCCAATTTTCTTGCTTCCCATTACCCCTTATTTCTAAGCCTTGTAAGCTGAGTGTTTGATCGGCACCAAGGTGATAAATGTAATTTTTTTTAGTATTAATACGCACGCCACGGTAACTATGAGTAATGCCTTTTACATCGTTTTTTTCTATCCCGAACTCGGTTAAATTAATTTCTGTTGCTACGGCATAACCTTTTTGAATGTAGAGTGCATGTAATTGATTATTATTTTTTAAGATACTCCAGAAAAAAATGTGATTATCGGCGCGAGTGCCTTTAATAGCAGCTGCAAGATGCGTCAGGTAATCGGGGTGATTAATAATTTCTTCCCCTTGGATCTGTTCAATAATATTGGGAAAAATAATACCGGTTATTCCATCAAAACTATTAGCCAGTGGCCATAACAGTCGGTATCTACCTGTCAATAAAGACGTCGTGGTTTGTGGGAAAGTAATTTTAGCAACATTTTTTCCGCTGGGTGCTAGCGGATCAATTTTCAATCCGATATCTCTCATGTTTTTGCCGCTTTTCCCCTGCATAAACATGCCGATTTTATTGAGGGAAGTCTGTTTGGCGATTTCTGTATCTAGAATATAATGCAAAGGTAAATTCACTTCTATTATTTTAAATTGTTCTTTGGATGCAGTGACAGAGGTATCAATCAAATAAGTAAATAAACCTTTTTGTTGTATACCGCTCCTCTCCGATTGATAGTGATATTCTTGCTGAAATAAAATCGCTTGGGCTAATATTTCTGTTTTAATAATAAGGGAGGGAGAATGATAAGATTCATCTCCTTCCATACTCGGCAAATGGCTGATAGGTATATAGATATAAAGTAGCTTTCTTTTTTCCTGCTCGGTATTTATTTTTCCAAATTCATATTTTTTTGCCTCTGCCTGCGAGACCCAAATAACATTTTTATAGCTGTAGGTTATATTATTTAAATTGACACTCAGATCGCCTTGGTACCAAGCAAAAAATTGATTATTAAATAACAACCGAGTATGACTGCGTATCACATCCGAAGTAAACAATGTGCTGGTATCATTGGCAGTGTAAAGACATTGCTCTTCTCGTAATTGATAAAATAAACGATCCATTTCTTTATTATCAAGAATGAAATTATCTATTGGAATATAAGGGATGATGTCTTTTATTTCTTTTGTGTGATGAATAAGATAATCTCTTATTGTTTCTGGCTTTCTGTCATTAATTTTATTTATTTTTTCTAATTCAATGGCATTGAGATGGTAAGGAATGAAAGAGAAGGGGGTTGTGTCATAATTAATTTTATAAATGCCTTCCGGCAATTGTATAATGAAGCGAGTACTGACCAAATATTTAATTTTAATTGTTATGGTTTCGTTAATACTACCGGTTAGAAAAAAATGGATATCATTATCACCCTGTAACGTTAAATTCGCTATGCTTTCCTCGATCAGCGTTTTATTTACATAAGCCTGTGGCGGTAAATCAATATGACTTGCATCAATAATCCAATCGACCTGTTCGTTAGTACATTCTATGGTTATTTCTGCTTGTGCTCGATTGATAAATAATATAATGGTGGCTTTCCCTGTGTGAGGACTGTGAAGATGATAATGTAAATGTTTTTTATAAAGCGAATCATCCGTCGGTTGATTTTTATCAAAACCTGGCGCAATCAAATGATAAGTTTTATTACCTAAGTGAACATCAATATTCGTTTTTATTTGGTTATGATAATTAAAATTCAGCTCAGTAAGAAATTGACCGATATCTGGCCTAAGATAAAGCGATCGTAAACCCATCCTATCCAATCGATTAAATTCAGAGGAAATATGTTTAAAGATAAAATAAGAATTTTCTTGCTGAGAAAAAAAATTCATCGCTTCACATTCAACACCATTACTGATGTCACGGTAAAAAGAAATAAAACTGTATTGAGGGTTTATTTTTGCTCGTGCGGCGGTCGGTAATACTAAGGTGATCCTCGCCGCGTCATGAGAAAAATCAGTAATCGTTTGTTTGATACCAATACCACAGCGTTCACGCAAATTAATATAAGCTTGTTCATCTTGCTCAGCAAAGGCGGGCGTTTTTATGCTATTCATTTTACGCATTTGCTGACCAAAATTATCGAATTCAACAAAGCCATTTATTAAATCTATTTTTTTTATCACTACCCCATGGTAAGGCATCCATACACCGTCATTAAAAGAAAACCCTCCTTTTATCCAACCTTCCCTCATGCTATTAAAATAGCGGCCGCAGGCTTTCATTTTTTCTATATTGTTATATTTTTTCTGGAGTTCATCCAAGATGTAATCGCGCATCTGATCCAACGCAATAGCTAAAAGAATGGCAACAGCCGCGACCGGATACATCCATACGGCTCCGGATTTGGCGGTAGTCAGAGAAACATAAATGACGATTTGTAACGTCAAATCCACAACATCGAAGATAAGCTGGTAGGTAAAAATAAGGCGTTGGATTTCATTTTCTGCGTAATATAATTCAGTGGCACTGAAGGCAACATTGGCTAACAAAAGTAAGGGCGCAAGTTTACCCGCTTTGCGGCCTACCGAT contains:
- the istB gene encoding IS21-like element helper ATPase IstB; the encoded protein is MMEMENLLIRLKMDYLGDALESLCEEATKKALNYREFLQQALAQEWNGRHQKGLESRLKQARLPWIKTLEQFDFTFQPSIDRKIIRELAGLRFVEHHENVILLGPPGVGKTHLAIALAVKAATAGHRVLFMPLDRLCCTLMKAKQENRLERQLQQLCYARVLILDEIGYLPMNREEASLFFRLLSRRYEKASIILTSNKSFTDWGDVFGDHILATAILDRLLHHSTTLNIKGESYRLKNKRKAGMLPIKTTDIIQAPGIETQQEN
- the istA gene encoding IS21 family transposase encodes the protein MLRREDHYMIKQRHQQGAFIVDIAHQIGCSEKTVRRHISYPAPPTAKRGKKQVAKLEPFKDYIDSRLSEQVWNAAVIFEEIREKGYRGGSAMLRRYIHPKRPLRASKNTVRFETLPGYQLQHDWGEIIVEVAGSACTVNFAVNTLGFSRRFHVFAAPKQDAEHTYESLVRSFNYFGGSVKNVLVDNQKAAVIKHGQNGHIEFNAGFLQLANHYGFSPRACKPYRPQTKGKTERMVGYVKHNFFTRYRQFESFAHVNQLLAMWLAKVADQRHLRQFKQTPENRFAEEKIALMPLPATDFDTSYFDLRQVAWDSYIDVRGNRYSVPSFWCGRAVNIRIGLDNTLRIYGDEQLLATHLLQEVTQGWQKVPEHHQALWQQVNRVASRSLSVYEELL